A single genomic interval of Helianthus annuus cultivar XRQ/B chromosome 13, HanXRQr2.0-SUNRISE, whole genome shotgun sequence harbors:
- the LOC110900763 gene encoding uncharacterized protein LOC110900763, with protein MNSNTYHPGLRNRPNFRYGNPSNQANPNFQGSQGNFAPRQLFNNQSGFSGQSSYGGNEVMEMLKAMQLEMQQRNQMDDVRMQKDEIRDKAIQSLTTQMGQLASDVALLKKAKGQSLSDTVINHKNTKSININVVSTVPNTKFNETLLTSSYQVNSGLEKDSEVENDKEYGVPILHIRVGKLKIPHALLDYGVSMSVLPGDLYNIYDFGPLQDVDTMVSLADESWRRPRGIVKNVMIRLGEFEYLVDFLVLDYATTEMASQQRVILGRPFLYTANAQINCRDGIIIMTEKIRKLFFDVQTRIISYESIEGKGSESNGHMRSMCQRTKTNKPPGREEKYEGSSRSVRDFPPNEHEMDAFCSLARGSDGDGRNCFFEPP; from the coding sequence aTGAATTCCAATACTTACCACCCCGGTTTGAGAAACCGCCCAAACTTTAGATATGGAAATCCCTCAAACCAAGCTAACCCGAATTTTCAAGGAAGTCAAGGTAACTTTGCTCCACGCCAACTGTTCAATAATCAAAGTGGGTTTTCGGGTCAAAGTTCTTATGGTGGAAATGAGGTCATGGAGATGCTCAAGGCAATGCAACTAGAGATGCAGCAAAGAAATCAAATGGATGATGTTCGCATGCAAAAAGATGAAATCCGTGACAAAGCTATTCAATCgttgaccactcaaatgggtcaacttgcaagtGACGTGGCATTATTGAAGAAAGCAAAAGGTCAATCACTAAGTGACACGGTGATAAATCACAAGAACACAAAAAGCATTAacatcaatgtggtaagcacTGTTCCAAATACTAAATTTAATGAAACGTTGCTAACTTCTTCGTATCAAGTGAACTCAGGTTTGGAAAAAGATTCTGAAGTCGAGAATGATAAAGAATATGGAGTGCCAATATTGCATATCCGAGTGGGGAAACTAAAAATTCCTCATGCATTATTGGATTATGGGGTGAGCATGAGTGTGTTACCAGGTGATCTATACAACATTTATGATTTTGGTCCGCTTCAGGATGTAGACACCATGGTGAGTTTGGCGGATGaaagttggaggcgtccacggggaatTGTTAAGAATGTTATGATTCGGTTGGGAGAATTCGAATACCTGGTGGATTTTCTGGTCTTGGATTATGCTACTACCGAGATGGCGTCGCAACAAAGGGTGATTTTAGGTCGACCGTTTCTCTATACAGCAAATGCTCAAATCAACTGTAGAGATGGGATCATTATTATGACCGAAAAGATCCGTAAGTTGTTCTTTGATGTTCAGACGAGGATTATTAGTTATGAGTCCATTGAGGGGAAGGGTAGCGAATCTAATGGTCATATGAGAAGCATGTGTCAAAGAACGAAAACGAATAAACCACCGGGTCGTGAAGAAAAGTATGAAGGTTCAAGCAGGAGTGTACGTGATTTTCCACCGAACGAACATGAGATGGATGCATTTTGCTCATTGGCACGAGGAAGTGATGGAGATGGCAGGAACTGCTTCTTTGAGCCACCTTAA